The following proteins are encoded in a genomic region of Triticum dicoccoides isolate Atlit2015 ecotype Zavitan chromosome 1B, WEW_v2.0, whole genome shotgun sequence:
- the LOC119349769 gene encoding putative polyol transporter 1, which translates to MASAALPEAAVAAAVQPKKKGNFKYACTCALSASMATVVLGYDVGVMSGASLYIKEDLRLTDVQVEIMMGILSVYALLGSFAGARTSDWIGRRYTVIIAAAIFFVGSLLMGFAVDYLMFMLGRFVCGMGVGFAIMVAPVYTAEVAPASTRGLLTSFTEVFINVGILLGYVSNYAFARLPHHINWRIMLGVGAVPSALLALMVLGMPESPRWLVMKGRLADARVVLEKTSDTPEEAVERLDQIKAAAGIPHDLDGDVVAVPKRKGGNEKQVWKELIFSPTPVMRRILLAALGVHFFQQATGSDSVVLYSPRVFKSAGITGDNHLLGVTCAMGVTKTLFILLATFQIDRVGRRPLLLTSTAGMLVCLIGLGTGLTVVGQHPDEKITWAIGLCIASTLAYVSFFSMGLGPITSVYVSEVFPLRVRALGFALGVACNRVTSAAISMTFLSLSKAITIGGSFFLYAGLAALGWLFFYAFVPETRGQPLEDIGKLFGMKDAAVEDDDHHHTAATKDKQVKAAAVEMN; encoded by the exons ATGGCTTCTGCTGCGCtcccggaggcggcggtggcggcggcggtccaGCCCAAGAAGAAGGGCAACTTCAAGTACGCCTGCACCTGCGCCCTCTCCGCTTCCATGGCCACCGTCGTCCTCGGCTACG ACGTCGGGGTGATGAGCGGGGCGTCGCTCTACATCAAGGAGGACCTGCGCCTCACGGACGTGCAGGTGGAGATCATGATGGGCATCCTCAGCGTCTACGCGCTCCTCGGCTCCTTCGCCGGCGCCAGGACCTCCGACTGGATCGGCCGCCGCTACACCGTCATCATCGCCGCCGCCATCTTCTTCGTCGGCTCCCTGCTCATGGGCTTCGCCGTCGACTACCTCATGTTCATGCTCGGCCGCTTCGTCTGCGGCATGGGCGTCGGCTTCGCCATCATGGTCGCGCCCGTCTACACCGCCGAGGTCGCCCCGGCATCCACCCGCGGCCTCCTCACCTCTTTCACCGAGGTCTTCATCAACGTCGGCATCCTCCTCGGCTACGTCTCCAACTACGCCTTCGCGCGCCTCCCGCACCACATCAACTGGCGCATCATGCTCGGCGTGGGCGCCGTCCCCTCGGCCTTGCTCGCGCTCATGGTGCTCGGCATGCCGGAGTCGCCCCGCTGGCTCGTCATGAAAGGCCGCCTCGCCGACGCCAGGGTCGTGCTGGAGAAGACCTCCGACACGCCAGAGGAAGCCGTCGAGCGCCTTGACCAAATCAAGGCTGCCGCCGGCATCCCCCACGACCTCGACGGCGACGTGGTCGCCGTGCCCAAGAGAAAAGGCGGCAACGAGAAGCAGGTGTGGAAGGAGCTCATCTTTTCGCCCACCCCGGTCATGCGCCGCATACTGCTCGCCGCGCTCGGCGTCCATTTCTTCCAGCAGGCCACCGGCTCCGACTCGGTCGTGCTCTACAGCCCACGCGTGTTCAAGAGCGCCGGCATCACCGGCGACAACCACCTGCTCGGCGTCACGTGCGCCATGGGGGTCACCAAGACCCTCTTCATCCTCTTGGCCACCTTCCAGATCGACCGTGTCGGCCGGCGGCCGCTGCTGCTCACCAGCACCGCCGGCATGCTCGTATGTCTCATCGGCCTCGGCACGGGCCTCACCGTCGTGGGCCAGCACCCGGACGAGAAGATCACGTGGGCGATCggcctctgcatcgcctccaccttGGCCTACGTGTCCTTCTTCTCCATGGGCCTCGGCCCCATCACCAGCGTCTACGTCTCCGAGGTCTTCCCGCTCCGGGTGCGCGCGCTCGGCTTCGCCCTCGGCGTCGCCTGCAACCGCGTCACCAGCGCCGCCATCTCCATGACCTTCCTCTCCCTGTCCAAGGCCATCACCATCGGCGGCAGCTTCTTCCTCTACGCCGGCCTCGCCGCGCTCGGCTGGCTCTTCTTCTACGCCTTCGTTCCCGAGACGCGCGGGCAGCCGCTCGAGGACATAGGCAAGCTTTTCGGCATGAAGGACGCCGCCGTCGaagacgacgaccaccaccacactGCAGCCACCAAAGACAAGCAGGTGAAAGCAGCTGCTGTGGAGATGAATTAA